One genomic segment of Sminthopsis crassicaudata isolate SCR6 chromosome 4, ASM4859323v1, whole genome shotgun sequence includes these proteins:
- the LIMD2 gene encoding LIM domain-containing protein 2, whose amino-acid sequence MFQDAGATQATTSHEAKSSPSGSTVQRSKSFSLRAQVKETCAACQKTVYPMERLVADKLIFHNSCFCCKHCHAKLSLGSYAALHGEFYCKPHFQQLFKSKGNYDEGFGRKQHKELWAHKEVANGTKTA is encoded by the exons ATGTTCCAGGATGCTGGAGCAACCCAGGCCACCACCTCTCAT GAAGCCAAGAGCAGCCCTAGCGGCAGCACAGTGCAGCGCTCCAAG TCGTTCAGCCTTCGGGCGCAGGTGAAGGAAACTTGTGCAGCCTGCCAAAAAACGGTGTACCCCATGGAGCGTCTGGTGGCTGACAAGCTGATCTTCCACAACTCGTGCTTCTGCTGCAAGCACTGCCACGCCAAGCTTAG TTTGGGCAGCTACGCAGCTCTTCATGGAGAGTTTTACTGCAAACCCCACTTTCAGCAGCTGTTTAAGAGTAAAGGCAACTACGACGAGGGCTTCGGCCGCAAGCAGCACAAGGAGCTCTGGGCCCACAAGGAAGTGGCCAATGGTACCAAGACAGCCTGA